The following are from one region of the Camelus dromedarius isolate mCamDro1 chromosome 34, mCamDro1.pat, whole genome shotgun sequence genome:
- the LOC116151402 gene encoding thymosin beta-4-like — MKEKIIDTAVATAQTRRSSLAPGSASSATTSDKPDTAEMEKFEKLKLKKVQEKNPLRSKEMTEQEKQAGKS, encoded by the coding sequence atgaaagagaaaataatagacACGGCGGTGGCCACTGCGCAGACCAGACGCAGCTCGCTCGCGCCTGGCTCCGCTTCTTCTGCAACCACGTCTGACAAACCGGACACGGCTGAGATGGAGAAATTCGAAAAGTTAAAACTGAAGAAGGTGCAAGAGAAAAATCCACTGCGTTCCAAAGAAATGACTGAACAGGAGAAGCAAGCAGGCAAGTCGTAA